A single genomic interval of Vibrio maritimus harbors:
- a CDS encoding VOC family protein, with protein sequence MKQGIAHIALVVKDYDEAIDFYVNKLQFELIEDTYQPEQDKRWVVVAPPNSTGATILLAKASKPEQHDFIGNQTGGRVFLFLNTDDFWRDYERMRAFGIHFVREPSEQDYGWVAVFKDLYGNLWDLLQLNPDHPMAKRL encoded by the coding sequence ATGAAACAAGGCATCGCTCACATTGCTCTGGTCGTCAAAGACTACGATGAAGCCATTGATTTTTATGTGAATAAACTTCAGTTTGAACTGATAGAGGACACCTACCAACCCGAGCAAGACAAGCGCTGGGTGGTGGTAGCACCGCCAAACTCTACAGGAGCTACCATTTTGCTCGCCAAAGCTTCAAAACCAGAACAGCATGACTTTATCGGTAATCAAACCGGTGGTCGCGTGTTCCTGTTTCTCAATACCGACGATTTTTGGCGCGATTACGAGCGCATGCGTGCTTTCGGTATCCATTTTGTTCGCGAGCCATCAGAGCAGGACTACGGTTGGGTTGCTGTGTTTAAAGACCTATATGGCAACCTCTGGGACTTGCTGCAATTGAATCCGGATCACCCGATGGCAAAAAGGCTGTAG
- a CDS encoding helix-turn-helix domain-containing protein → MQDSKFRSEIAQYLKSERKKKKLSLDATSKLTGVSKAMLGQIEREESSPTIATLWKIASGLETSFSAFFANEPSLQTPERLFPDDPRMKVKPLFPFQEDTGIEVFEITLSGHHQQMSSPHSVGVIEHVHVISGQVQIFFDQEWHLLNAGESLRFYSDQPHGYEAVSEDAVFHNIVSYPR, encoded by the coding sequence ATGCAAGACTCCAAATTTAGGTCTGAGATCGCCCAGTATCTAAAATCAGAACGAAAGAAAAAGAAGTTAAGCCTAGATGCGACATCCAAACTCACTGGCGTATCCAAAGCCATGCTTGGGCAAATAGAGCGAGAAGAATCGAGCCCGACGATCGCTACTTTGTGGAAGATCGCCAGCGGACTTGAAACCTCATTCTCGGCGTTTTTTGCCAACGAACCCAGCTTGCAAACTCCCGAACGCCTGTTTCCTGACGATCCACGAATGAAGGTAAAACCGTTATTTCCTTTTCAAGAAGACACTGGTATCGAGGTCTTTGAGATCACGTTGTCAGGACATCATCAGCAAATGTCTAGTCCACACAGCGTGGGAGTGATTGAGCATGTGCATGTGATAAGTGGCCAAGTGCAGATATTCTTTGACCAAGAGTGGCACTTACTCAATGCCGGTGAAAGTTTGCGTTTTTACAGTGACCAGCCGCATGGCTATGAAGCGGTATCAGAAGACGCGGTATTCCACAATATCGTGAGTTACCCTAGATAA
- a CDS encoding benzoate/H(+) symporter BenE family transporter: MSQNISTLHHITAGFTAVLVGYTSSVVIILQAATAAGASPAQIESWLLALGVTMGVTSIGFSWYYKMPILTAWSTPGAAILVSSAAEYDMSALIGAFVVSGLMIVITGLVSPLARALQRIPTPLATAMLGAILLPFCVRAFEPAMTTPYAFLWMFLTFIASKRFVPKYTMLLLLVVGCALAFSADSESFSNPELSIAQASWVTPMFDWSAMLNISLPLYIVTMLSQNLPGVAMMKSYQYETPVKPVLVGTGLANVLSAPFGGFSVNLAAISAAICMNDDVDSDKTKRYKAVIWAGVFYLIAGLLASVVVSMFLAFPKEITHMLAGFALLGTLMMCLQSAFDSPDYREPALLVLVVTLSGVTILGINATLWGLIVGWGYASLFSDNKIKGH, from the coding sequence ATGAGCCAAAATATTTCCACGTTGCACCACATCACAGCGGGCTTTACGGCGGTGCTCGTCGGTTATACCAGTTCGGTGGTGATTATATTGCAAGCCGCGACGGCAGCAGGGGCGTCTCCCGCGCAAATAGAGAGTTGGTTGCTCGCGCTTGGTGTAACGATGGGAGTCACGTCGATAGGCTTCTCATGGTATTACAAAATGCCTATTTTGACCGCGTGGTCGACGCCGGGTGCTGCGATACTGGTAAGCTCAGCCGCGGAATACGACATGTCAGCTTTGATAGGTGCCTTTGTTGTGTCTGGTCTAATGATTGTTATCACTGGTCTTGTCTCTCCGCTTGCTCGAGCGTTGCAACGTATTCCAACCCCTCTTGCGACCGCGATGTTAGGTGCGATTTTGTTGCCATTTTGTGTTCGCGCATTTGAGCCTGCAATGACGACACCCTATGCGTTTTTATGGATGTTTCTCACCTTTATCGCCAGTAAGCGCTTTGTGCCTAAGTACACGATGTTGCTGCTGCTTGTTGTTGGATGCGCTTTGGCGTTTTCTGCTGATAGTGAATCGTTCTCAAACCCAGAGCTATCAATTGCCCAAGCGAGCTGGGTGACGCCCATGTTTGATTGGTCAGCAATGCTCAATATTTCCTTGCCGCTTTATATTGTAACCATGTTGTCTCAAAACCTTCCGGGTGTGGCGATGATGAAAAGCTATCAATATGAGACACCCGTGAAGCCAGTACTCGTGGGGACGGGTCTTGCAAACGTGCTATCCGCACCCTTTGGCGGTTTTAGTGTCAATTTAGCGGCGATATCGGCGGCGATTTGCATGAATGACGATGTAGACAGTGACAAGACCAAGCGATACAAAGCCGTGATTTGGGCTGGAGTGTTCTATCTCATTGCTGGGCTATTAGCATCCGTCGTGGTGTCGATGTTTTTAGCCTTTCCAAAGGAAATCACTCATATGCTTGCTGGCTTTGCGCTGCTTGGAACCCTGATGATGTGCCTGCAAAGTGCGTTTGATTCGCCAGATTACCGGGAGCCAGCTCTGTTGGTGCTGGTGGTGACGCTATCGGGTGTGACGATTTTAGGTATTAATGCGACCTTGTGGGGGCTGATTGTCGGCTGGGGTTATGCGTCATTGTTCTCTGATAATAAGATAAAAGGCCACTAA
- the gatY gene encoding tagatose-bisphosphate aldolase subunit GatY, whose translation MNNIINSNYWLRQARRDGYAIPAFNFHNLETVQVILDTAKSLESPVILAGTPGTYGYGGSRELLHMVNAAARERNMQVVVHLDHHHDLNDIREKVRLGIRSAMIDGSALPLQENIALTREAVQICHAYGCSVEAEIGQLVGQEDDLIVESVNDPYTHPEDAKLLVEQTDVDSLAIAIGTAHGMYKEEPKLDFERLEKIASMIDIPLVLHGASGVASRDVQRCIDLGIAKVNVATELKIAYSDALKVVLKEQPGVNDPRVYNELPKSAMAKVVEDKIMMCRSQGRL comes from the coding sequence ATGAATAACATTATCAATAGCAATTACTGGTTACGACAAGCACGACGCGATGGCTATGCGATCCCAGCGTTTAACTTCCATAACCTAGAGACAGTACAGGTAATTTTAGATACCGCCAAGTCGCTGGAATCACCGGTTATTCTTGCGGGCACACCTGGCACCTATGGCTACGGCGGCTCACGCGAACTTCTGCACATGGTGAATGCCGCAGCAAGAGAGCGCAACATGCAAGTCGTGGTGCACCTTGACCACCACCATGATCTTAACGACATTCGCGAAAAGGTAAGACTCGGTATTCGCTCAGCCATGATTGATGGAAGTGCTCTGCCTCTGCAAGAAAACATCGCACTTACACGTGAAGCCGTACAAATCTGTCATGCTTATGGCTGCTCTGTTGAGGCAGAAATTGGTCAGCTTGTTGGTCAAGAAGACGACCTTATCGTTGAGTCTGTGAATGACCCATATACACACCCTGAAGATGCCAAGCTTCTCGTAGAGCAAACCGACGTCGACTCACTTGCGATTGCCATCGGTACCGCCCATGGCATGTATAAAGAAGAGCCGAAACTGGACTTTGAACGCCTAGAGAAGATTGCTTCGATGATTGATATCCCACTAGTTCTTCACGGAGCGTCAGGTGTTGCCAGTCGTGATGTACAACGCTGCATCGATTTAGGTATCGCAAAAGTAAACGTGGCGACAGAGCTTAAAATCGCCTACTCGGATGCACTCAAGGTGGTTTTAAAAGAGCAGCCTGGTGTAAATGACCCTCGCGTTTATAACGAGCTACCAAAGTCTGCCATGGCGAAAGTGGTAGAAGACAAAATCATGATGTGCCGAAGCCAAGGTAGACTCTAG
- a CDS encoding alcohol dehydrogenase catalytic domain-containing protein, with the protein MNMNHHVEVVENQVLQLTAYDMPELGADEVLVEVYYSGLCGSDVPRVFDKGAHFYPITLGHEFSGKVVAVGQDVEKYTQGDSVCCAPLVPCQECDVCEQGLYSLCKHYSFIGSRRQGGNAHYVAIPQKCCFKLPNTVSLVEGAFFEPITVGLHPIVMAGGCKDKHVIIIGAGTIGLLTLQVAKALGAASVTTIDICDDKLETARQLGSDRTVNSLNSEQMAEFSELSSSTQHQMIIELAGVPETFMLSLNIAGPRASIYLVGTIHKDFNIAYKDYEKVLRKELSIAGSWMNYSYPYPGEEWEIACQLFSEGKVNTKALLDGIYEPDMYITRVSQLPTQPMSGKILLSWGQEDE; encoded by the coding sequence ATGAATATGAATCATCATGTCGAAGTCGTGGAGAACCAAGTACTCCAACTGACAGCCTACGACATGCCAGAACTAGGCGCAGACGAAGTGTTGGTCGAGGTGTACTACTCAGGTCTTTGTGGCTCAGATGTACCTCGAGTGTTCGATAAAGGCGCACACTTCTACCCTATCACGCTCGGCCATGAGTTCTCCGGCAAAGTCGTTGCTGTTGGCCAAGACGTTGAAAAATATACTCAAGGGGACAGTGTTTGCTGTGCACCACTCGTCCCTTGCCAAGAGTGCGATGTCTGTGAGCAAGGGTTGTACTCCCTTTGTAAGCACTACTCTTTCATTGGCTCACGTCGCCAAGGTGGTAATGCACATTACGTCGCGATTCCACAAAAATGCTGTTTTAAACTACCAAACACCGTTTCCTTGGTTGAAGGCGCATTTTTTGAACCAATTACGGTTGGCCTTCATCCCATCGTCATGGCTGGCGGATGCAAAGATAAGCATGTGATCATTATTGGCGCAGGCACGATTGGTCTACTGACTCTGCAAGTTGCAAAAGCCTTAGGTGCGGCCTCAGTGACCACCATTGACATCTGTGATGACAAGCTCGAGACAGCACGCCAATTAGGTTCTGACCGTACCGTTAACTCCCTTAATAGCGAGCAAATGGCGGAGTTCTCTGAGCTCTCTTCATCGACTCAACACCAGATGATTATTGAGCTCGCTGGCGTACCGGAGACCTTTATGCTCAGCCTAAATATTGCTGGACCTCGCGCGAGCATCTATCTGGTGGGCACCATACATAAAGATTTCAATATCGCTTACAAAGACTACGAAAAAGTACTTCGCAAAGAGCTATCGATTGCCGGCAGCTGGATGAACTACTCCTACCCATACCCGGGCGAAGAGTGGGAGATCGCTTGCCAATTGTTCTCCGAGGGCAAGGTCAACACCAAAGCACTACTTGATGGCATCTACGAACCGGATATGTACATCACACGCGTTTCACAACTACCAACACAACCAATGTCAGGCAAAATTTTACTTAGCTGGGGTCAAGAAGATGAATAA
- a CDS encoding PTS galactitol transporter subunit IIC: MLNEIIRYVLDLGPTVMLPIVIMIFSMAFGMKLGDAFKSGLHIGIGFVGIGLVIGLMLESIGPAAQEMTANFGIELSVVDLGWPGTAPITWASEMALIAIPIAIAVNILMLVSKMTRVVNVDIWNIWHMTFTGAMVHMATDSYMLGIVGVIVHAAFAYKLGDWFARDTKKYFGLDGIAVPHGTSAYCGPIAVMVDAIIEKIPGLRNVHFSTDGIQKKFGAFGEPVVVGFIMGLAIGLLAGYDLQNVLQLAVKTAAVMLLMPRVIKPIMDGLNPIAKQARTRLQSKFGGDDYLIGLDPALLLGQTNVVSASLMFIPLTIFIAVLLPGNAILPFGDLATIGFFVAMGVAVHSGNLFRTIISGSIIMAGTLWIATQTIPFLTKLGQTTGHVTGSNLIGSMDQGGAPITYILIELFRLENLGGLIIIGGVYAVAVAMTWSRAKQYEKQVQQEKDALTEANA; this comes from the coding sequence ATGTTAAACGAAATAATCAGATACGTGCTCGATCTCGGGCCAACAGTAATGCTGCCAATTGTGATCATGATTTTCTCAATGGCATTTGGAATGAAACTGGGGGATGCGTTTAAGTCCGGTCTTCATATTGGTATTGGTTTCGTCGGTATTGGTCTCGTTATCGGTCTGATGTTGGAATCCATTGGTCCAGCAGCGCAAGAGATGACGGCGAACTTCGGCATTGAACTAAGCGTTGTTGACCTAGGCTGGCCTGGCACCGCACCGATTACTTGGGCAAGTGAGATGGCGCTGATTGCCATTCCAATAGCTATCGCAGTCAACATTCTAATGCTGGTTTCTAAGATGACTCGCGTTGTAAACGTGGATATCTGGAACATCTGGCACATGACTTTTACTGGTGCGATGGTTCACATGGCAACCGACAGCTACATGCTAGGTATCGTTGGCGTTATCGTTCACGCGGCATTTGCTTACAAGCTGGGTGATTGGTTCGCAAGAGATACTAAGAAGTACTTTGGCCTTGACGGCATTGCAGTTCCGCATGGTACCTCAGCATACTGTGGCCCTATTGCGGTAATGGTTGACGCAATCATTGAAAAGATCCCGGGTCTTCGCAATGTTCACTTCTCGACCGACGGCATTCAGAAGAAGTTCGGCGCATTCGGCGAGCCAGTGGTTGTTGGCTTCATCATGGGTCTAGCGATTGGTTTGCTCGCAGGTTACGACCTACAGAACGTGCTGCAACTAGCAGTGAAAACAGCCGCGGTTATGCTATTGATGCCACGCGTGATCAAGCCAATCATGGATGGCCTGAACCCAATTGCTAAACAAGCTCGTACTCGTCTACAAAGCAAATTTGGTGGTGATGACTACTTGATCGGTCTAGACCCTGCACTGCTGCTTGGTCAAACCAACGTAGTATCAGCAAGTCTGATGTTTATTCCTCTGACGATTTTCATTGCTGTACTACTGCCAGGTAATGCGATTCTACCATTTGGCGACTTAGCAACAATCGGCTTCTTTGTGGCAATGGGTGTGGCGGTTCACAGTGGCAACCTGTTTAGAACCATCATCTCTGGCTCTATCATCATGGCAGGAACGCTTTGGATTGCGACGCAAACCATCCCATTCCTAACCAAGCTTGGTCAAACAACAGGCCACGTAACAGGCAGCAACCTAATCGGTTCTATGGACCAAGGTGGCGCACCGATCACTTATATCCTGATTGAACTGTTCCGACTTGAAAACCTAGGTGGTCTCATCATCATCGGTGGTGTCTACGCAGTCGCTGTTGCCATGACATGGTCTCGCGCAAAGCAATACGAGAAGCAAGTCCAACAAGAGAAAGACGCGCTAACAGAAGCTAACGCTTAA
- the gatB gene encoding PTS galactitol transporter subunit IIB: protein MKKVIVACGGAVATSTMAAEEIKELCEENNVDIEIVQCRVNEIDTYICDDVTFICTTAKVDRTFGDIPLFHGMPFISGVGADELKEKMLAVVL from the coding sequence ATGAAAAAAGTAATTGTAGCGTGTGGCGGTGCCGTAGCGACCTCAACGATGGCCGCGGAAGAAATCAAAGAGCTATGTGAAGAGAACAACGTGGATATCGAAATTGTTCAATGCCGCGTTAACGAGATCGACACCTACATCTGCGATGACGTGACATTCATTTGCACTACCGCAAAAGTGGATCGCACCTTTGGCGACATCCCTCTGTTCCACGGCATGCCGTTTATCTCCGGTGTGGGTGCAGACGAACTAAAAGAAAAAATGCTGGCTGTTGTTCTTTAA
- the gatA gene encoding PTS galactitol transporter subunit IIA — MIETQLLVNTDVDLKTNKEVLDHLSDFLMGEGFVKESYHAAIHERESVFPTGIDLGFGAVAIPHCDASHANKPCVYLIKPSQGIPFERADDDGELIAELIIALVVTDPAEQMQLLRALFTSLQDEDFFNELKNAPTIEAITATFSSKILNKNKEVA; from the coding sequence ATGATAGAAACTCAGCTTCTGGTAAACACCGATGTTGACCTAAAGACAAATAAAGAAGTACTCGATCATCTCAGTGACTTCTTAATGGGCGAAGGATTTGTAAAGGAGAGCTATCACGCAGCGATTCACGAACGTGAATCCGTGTTTCCAACAGGTATCGACCTAGGGTTTGGAGCAGTGGCAATCCCACACTGTGACGCATCTCATGCGAACAAGCCTTGCGTCTATTTGATTAAACCATCTCAGGGCATTCCTTTTGAAAGAGCCGATGACGATGGTGAACTGATCGCAGAGCTGATCATCGCCCTTGTGGTCACAGACCCAGCGGAGCAGATGCAACTCTTGCGTGCCCTGTTTACCTCATTGCAGGACGAAGATTTTTTTAACGAACTCAAAAACGCGCCAACGATTGAAGCAATCACGGCCACATTCAGTTCGAAAATACTAAACAAAAATAAGGAAGTAGCATGA